The nucleotide sequence CCCGAATGGATCATCCGGAATTGGCCGAATCGATCGATCGGTCGGCCAGCATTTATTCGCCGTCCAACACGATGGTGCTGCAGACCGTCGTTCCCGAACTGCGTTGCCCCGCTTTTGACGGGGTGCCCGAAAACGTGACCTGCTATGCGGGCAATCAGGGTTCGGTCGAAACGCCGATCGCGCCGGACAACAACGGCGTCTTGATGGCCAACGTTTTCTTGGACGCCGACGGTGTAAGTGATGGTTTGGAATACACGGTGTTCGTCGGCGAAAAACTGCCGTTGCCGGACGACCACGGTTGGGCCAGCGGCACCCGATCATCGATCCGCAACGGCGGGCATTCGATCAACGTGTCGAAAACGTTGGTTCCCGGCGACGACGCTACCACGACATTGGGCGTCGTCGGCGGCTTCGGCAGCGATCACGTGGACGGGGCGCACGTGTTGTTGGGCAGCGGACGTTGGTCCTTTGTTGCCGACAACATCGACCTGACGACGCTGCGTCAGATGACCGATCGAGCCGACGCGCAGACGACTGAGTGATGGTGATCGCTTTTCGCTCAGGCTTCGGCGACAAACAAACGTCGCCGAATGTCGGCCAAGACGGGTTGGTCTTTGTCACCCAGCCCCGACTTTCGCTGGACCAATTGCACCGCGGCATCGAACGCGTCG is from Crateriforma conspicua and encodes:
- a CDS encoding DUF1559 family PulG-like putative transporter — protein: MKSTSTQSESWPTLRSGRGVGEVVFVLFLVALIVALAIPWMLQSRQRSRRIICQTHLQRIATALGSYHSTFGHYPSGTWDESSAVCNDPTGFHHNWLTGLIARMDHPELAESIDRSASIYSPSNTMVLQTVVPELRCPAFDGVPENVTCYAGNQGSVETPIAPDNNGVLMANVFLDADGVSDGLEYTVFVGEKLPLPDDHGWASGTRSSIRNGGHSINVSKTLVPGDDATTTLGVVGGFGSDHVDGAHVLLGSGRWSFVADNIDLTTLRQMTDRADAQTTE